AGTGCGAGAATGCCTTGTTCGCTTCGGCCATGCGATGCGTATCTTCGCGCTTGCGTACAGCCGAGCCTTTACTGTCCGAAGCATCCATCAGCTCGCCGGCCAGCTTGTTAGTCATCGACTTCTCGCCACGTTTACGCGCGGCGTCCACAATCCAGCGCATCGCCAGCGCCGCCTGACGCGATGTACGCACCTCGATGGGCACCTGATAGGTCGCGCCACCCACCCGACGGGATTTGACCTCGACCAGCGGCCGGACGTTCTCCAGCGCCTTGACGAACACCTCCAGGCCCTCGTCGCCCTTGCGCGCCTTGATCTGCTCAAGCGCCCCGTAAACGATCTGCTCCGCCGTGGATTTCTTGCCACTGAACATGAGCATGTTCACAAACTTCGCCAGTTGCACATTATGGTATTTCGGATCGGGCACCGGCCGGCGCTTGGGCACTTCTCTTCTTCTGGACATAACTTTAAATTTGTTACTTGTGGCTGGTTTGACTGCGTGATCAAGACTCGGCGGCCGGACAGGACCGGGTTATAGATAAATTTGCAAGACGTAAACTCGCAAGGGTAATGGGCCGAACATCAGGACTTGGGCCGCTTGGCGCCGTACTTGGAGCGACCCTGACGGCGACTCTGTACGCCCTGCGTATCGAGACTGCCGCGCACAGTATGATAGCGCACGCCCGGTAAATCCTTCACGCGACCGCCGCGAATCAGCACCACCGAATGCTCCTGCAGATTGTGGCCTTCGCCGCCGATATAGCTGGCGACCTCGAAACCGTTGGTCAGGCGTACACGCGCAACTTTGCGCAGAGCCGAGTTCGGCTTCTTGGGCGTAGTCGTGTAAACGCGCGTGCAGACACCCCGCTTCTGCGGGCAGGCTTCCAGAGCGGGG
This sequence is a window from Gammaproteobacteria bacterium. Protein-coding genes within it:
- the rpsL gene encoding 30S ribosomal protein S12 — protein: MATTNQLVRNPRVRRREKSNVPALEACPQKRGVCTRVYTTTPKKPNSALRKVARVRLTNGFEVASYIGGEGHNLQEHSVVLIRGGRVKDLPGVRYHTVRGSLDTQGVQSRRQGRSKYGAKRPKS
- the rpsG gene encoding 30S ribosomal protein S7; translation: MSRRREVPKRRPVPDPKYHNVQLAKFVNMLMFSGKKSTAEQIVYGALEQIKARKGDEGLEVFVKALENVRPLVEVKSRRVGGATYQVPIEVRTSRQAALAMRWIVDAARKRGEKSMTNKLAGELMDASDSKGSAVRKREDTHRMAEANKAFSHYRW